One segment of Dolichospermum sp. DET69 DNA contains the following:
- the dnaA gene encoding chromosomal replication initiator protein DnaA, producing MEIPIDGLWNRVLERLQLELAPPTFETWIKTAKAQQLENNCLVIYAPNPFARNWLQKYYIHTIANVVQDIVGYPIEIYITVVEDEEVSSLGKQELGGNLPAINHILANATINNQKTSDLNSKYVFSRFVVGANNRMAHAASLAVAEYPGREFNPLFLCGGVGLGKTHLMQAIGNYRWEICPNSKIFYVSTEQFTNDLITAIRQDSMQSFREHYRAADMLLVDDIQFLEGKEYTQEEFFHTFNTLHEAGKQVVIASDRPPNQIPSLQERLCSRFSMGLIADIQTPDLETRMAILQKKAEYENIRLPREVVEYIATNCTSNIRELEGALIRALAYISIWGLPMTVENLAPILGTPSQKIETTPEIILKIVADALNVSIEDLKSNSRRREISWARQIGMYLMRQLTNLSLPKIGEEFGGKDHTTVMYSCEKITQLRESDQSLIQTLHQLSDRIQMATRSQK from the coding sequence ATGGAAATTCCCATAGATGGTTTGTGGAATCGTGTATTAGAGCGTTTACAGTTAGAGTTAGCTCCTCCTACCTTTGAAACTTGGATTAAGACAGCTAAAGCACAGCAACTAGAAAACAACTGCTTGGTAATATATGCTCCTAATCCTTTTGCTCGCAATTGGCTTCAGAAGTATTACATTCATACTATTGCTAATGTAGTCCAAGATATTGTGGGTTATCCAATAGAAATTTATATTACTGTAGTTGAAGATGAGGAAGTTTCTTCTTTGGGGAAACAGGAACTGGGGGGAAATTTACCAGCAATAAATCATATTTTGGCAAATGCCACTATAAATAACCAAAAAACTTCAGATTTAAATTCTAAATATGTTTTTTCTCGGTTCGTTGTTGGTGCTAATAATCGCATGGCTCATGCGGCTTCCTTAGCTGTGGCAGAATATCCAGGGAGGGAATTTAATCCGTTGTTTTTATGTGGTGGTGTGGGTTTGGGGAAAACTCACTTAATGCAAGCGATTGGTAATTATCGCTGGGAAATCTGTCCTAATTCTAAGATATTTTATGTGTCTACGGAGCAGTTTACCAATGATTTAATTACTGCAATTCGTCAAGATAGTATGCAAAGTTTCCGAGAACATTATCGGGCTGCTGATATGTTGTTAGTTGATGATATTCAATTTTTGGAGGGGAAAGAATATACTCAAGAAGAATTTTTTCATACTTTTAATACTTTACATGAGGCGGGTAAGCAAGTTGTAATTGCTTCAGATCGTCCTCCTAATCAAATTCCCAGTTTGCAAGAGCGGCTCTGTTCACGGTTTTCTATGGGGCTAATTGCGGATATTCAAACGCCTGATTTAGAAACAAGAATGGCGATTTTGCAGAAAAAAGCTGAGTATGAAAATATTCGCTTACCACGGGAAGTGGTTGAATATATTGCCACTAATTGTACTTCTAATATTCGTGAGTTGGAAGGAGCGTTAATTCGGGCTTTGGCTTATATTTCTATTTGGGGTTTACCTATGACTGTGGAAAATCTGGCCCCGATTTTAGGGACTCCTAGCCAGAAAATAGAAACGACTCCAGAGATAATTTTAAAGATAGTCGCAGATGCTTTGAATGTTTCTATTGAAGACTTAAAGAGTAATTCCCGTCGTCGAGAAATTAGTTGGGCTAGACAAATAGGAATGTATTTAATGCGACAGCTTACAAATTTGAGTTTACCGAAAATAGGTGAGGAGTTTGGTGGTAAAGACCATACAACAGTGATGTATAGTTGTGAGAAAATTACCCAGTTACGAGAGAGTGATCAGAGTTTAATTCAAACTTTACACCAATTGAGCGATCGCATTCAAATGGCCACTCGTTCGCAAAAATAG
- a CDS encoding nucleoside deaminase: MDEFMNAAILEAQQGRQEGGIPIGSVLVKDGKIVGRGHNKRVQDADPVTHAEIDCLRNAGRIGNYRGTTLYSTLMPCYLCAGAVVQFGIKKVIAGESKTFPGAKEFMVSHGVEVIDLNLDECEQLMSDFIATNPELWNEDIGK; encoded by the coding sequence ATGGACGAATTTATGAATGCGGCAATTTTGGAAGCTCAACAGGGTAGACAAGAAGGGGGAATTCCTATTGGTTCTGTTTTGGTGAAGGATGGTAAAATTGTCGGCAGAGGACACAATAAGCGCGTACAAGATGCTGATCCTGTTACTCATGCGGAAATTGATTGCCTCCGTAATGCGGGCAGAATTGGTAATTATAGAGGCACAACACTATACTCAACACTAATGCCGTGCTATTTGTGTGCTGGTGCTGTAGTCCAGTTTGGCATCAAAAAAGTAATTGCTGGAGAATCAAAAACTTTTCCTGGTGCTAAGGAGTTTATGGTATCTCATGGTGTGGAAGTCATAGATTTAAATTTAGATGAATGTGAACAATTGATGAGTGATTTTATTGCCACTAACCCGGAACTATGGAATGAAGATATCGGTAAATGA